The Flavobacterium sp. HJ-32-4 genome contains a region encoding:
- a CDS encoding RNA polymerase sigma factor, translating to MKIIALHASDEALVKKALKRDPAAEYKLYRRYASKMLSVCRYYIKDVHYAEDVMVMGFTKAFDKLDRFRFEGSFEGWLRKIMVREALEFLRSRQQLRFSELEEAETQAAVVDALDFDTERLQLLIDALPAGYRTVLLLYAVEGYSHKEIAETLRITESTSKSQLFKARKLLAEQFNPHNEKHHGTR from the coding sequence GTGAAGATCATTGCCCTACATGCCTCGGATGAGGCGCTGGTGAAAAAAGCGCTGAAGCGCGACCCGGCGGCCGAATACAAGCTCTACCGGCGCTATGCGTCGAAGATGCTGAGTGTGTGTCGTTACTATATAAAGGACGTCCATTATGCGGAGGATGTGATGGTGATGGGCTTCACCAAAGCGTTCGACAAGCTCGATCGGTTTCGTTTTGAGGGAAGCTTCGAGGGTTGGTTGCGGAAGATCATGGTGCGCGAGGCATTGGAATTTCTGCGAAGCCGCCAGCAGTTACGTTTTTCGGAACTGGAAGAAGCCGAGACGCAGGCCGCGGTGGTCGATGCGCTTGATTTCGATACCGAACGGCTGCAGTTGCTGATCGACGCGCTGCCGGCCGGATACCGAACGGTCTTGCTGCTGTATGCCGTAGAAGGCTACAGCCACAAGGAGATCGCGGAAACCCTCCGGATCACGGAGAGCACCTCAAAAAGCCAGCTATTCAAAGCGCGGAAGTTGCTGGCGGAACAGTTCAACCCACACAACGAAAAGCATCATGGCACACGATAA
- a CDS encoding ABC transporter permease yields MNPEYFIAKRLVAAKSGKSSISSPIIKIAVWAIAISMAMMVVSVATGTGLQQKIRAKLAAFNGHILISNFEDNQSEITATPISTHQSFYPTFTGVSGIHHVQAVATKAGIIRTATDFEGIIFKGVGKEYDWSNIAEYLVAGRMPNVKHNLNAEVLLPQYLADRLKLKPGDRFTTYFMKDNSWKMPNLRVFTVVGIFNSGFQEIDGTFVIGDIRHIQRMNKWRPDEVGAFEVFLDDFGQMEEKGREVYNATGSFLRSRTIADKYAYLFEWVKLFDFNILVIIGIMIVVSTIDMVVALLVLILERTRMIGILKAMGASNWSIRKIFLYNAFHLILRGLLLGNGIAIGLLLLQKYTGIIRLDPESYYVTTAPVNLDWIYILLLNVITVGICLLVLVIPSWVITKISPVKAIRFD; encoded by the coding sequence TTGAATCCGGAGTATTTCATTGCCAAAAGGCTTGTGGCCGCCAAAAGTGGCAAAAGTAGCATATCTTCACCGATAATAAAAATCGCGGTGTGGGCCATTGCCATCTCTATGGCGATGATGGTGGTATCCGTCGCGACCGGCACCGGCCTCCAACAGAAAATCCGGGCGAAACTGGCCGCGTTCAACGGGCACATCCTGATCTCGAACTTCGAAGACAACCAGTCAGAGATTACCGCAACACCGATTTCCACACACCAGTCGTTTTATCCGACCTTCACCGGCGTATCCGGCATTCACCATGTGCAGGCCGTGGCGACCAAGGCGGGCATCATCCGAACGGCGACCGATTTCGAAGGCATTATCTTCAAAGGCGTCGGAAAGGAATATGACTGGAGCAACATCGCCGAATACCTCGTAGCGGGCCGTATGCCTAACGTCAAACACAACCTCAACGCCGAAGTGCTGCTGCCTCAATACCTGGCCGACCGACTGAAACTCAAACCCGGCGACCGCTTCACGACCTATTTCATGAAAGACAATAGCTGGAAAATGCCCAACCTTCGGGTGTTTACCGTGGTGGGCATCTTCAATTCCGGTTTCCAGGAAATCGACGGCACGTTTGTAATCGGCGACATCCGGCACATACAGAGAATGAACAAATGGCGACCGGATGAAGTCGGCGCTTTCGAAGTCTTCCTCGATGATTTCGGCCAGATGGAAGAAAAAGGACGGGAAGTATACAACGCCACCGGATCCTTCCTGCGCAGTCGGACGATAGCCGACAAATACGCCTATCTCTTCGAATGGGTGAAACTCTTCGATTTCAACATCCTGGTTATCATCGGCATCATGATCGTGGTATCGACCATTGATATGGTGGTGGCACTGCTCGTCCTGATTCTGGAACGCACCCGGATGATTGGCATCCTAAAAGCGATGGGAGCGTCGAATTGGTCGATCCGGAAAATTTTCCTGTATAATGCCTTCCACCTCATCCTGCGCGGACTACTGCTCGGCAATGGAATCGCAATCGGTTTGCTGCTTCTCCAAAAATACACCGGTATCATCCGCCTCGACCCCGAGAGTTATTATGTGACCACGGCACCCGTGAACCTCGACTGGATCTACATCCTGCTGCTCAATGTCATCACCGTGGGCATCTGCCTGTTGGTTTTGGTCATTCCCTCGTGGGTCATTACGAAAATCTCGCCGGTGAAAGCCATCCGGTTTGACTAA
- a CDS encoding exo-beta-N-acetylmuramidase NamZ domain-containing protein, producing the protein MTRIRSYFTDRKPLAARQLMWALVSCVCMASCVTRKSTVHTKTVKPTETTAAVETDTVSHIIRNTAPDTGKILTGADNFDGFSALLKNKRVGIVTNQSGLRSDSEHIVDYLASRTQLVKIFAPEHGFRGTADAGETIVDGKDVRTGLPIVSIYGDNKKPKPAQLHDVDVMVFDLQDVGVRFFTYISTLHYVMEACAENHIPLIVLDRPNPNGHIVDGPMLEPENRSFVGMHTIPVLHGMTIGEYARMINGEKWLKDGIQCELEIVTCASYTHDKPYSILIKPSPNLPNDKAINLYASICLFEGTNVSVGRGTERQFQVYGSPYLPYSGYCFIPSPNVGAKDPLYNGRECNGEDLLNYPRLDRLELKWLIRAYNETEDKSKFFNSYFTKLAGTTKLREQVEAGMTAAEIRASWEGGLIEFRKVREKYLIYP; encoded by the coding sequence ATGACCCGTATACGTAGCTATTTTACTGACAGGAAACCCCTCGCTGCCCGACAGCTGATGTGGGCATTGGTGTCGTGCGTGTGTATGGCGTCGTGTGTCACCCGGAAGTCAACGGTGCATACCAAGACGGTAAAGCCCACCGAAACCACCGCTGCGGTTGAAACCGATACGGTGTCGCATATCATCCGCAACACGGCACCGGATACCGGTAAGATACTAACGGGGGCCGATAACTTTGATGGGTTTTCCGCGCTTCTGAAAAACAAACGTGTTGGAATCGTCACCAACCAAAGTGGACTCCGCTCGGACAGCGAGCATATCGTCGATTATCTGGCGTCGCGCACCCAACTAGTGAAGATTTTCGCGCCCGAACACGGATTTCGTGGCACCGCGGATGCCGGTGAGACGATTGTAGATGGGAAGGACGTGCGTACCGGGCTTCCGATCGTGTCCATCTATGGCGACAACAAGAAACCCAAACCGGCCCAACTGCATGATGTGGATGTCATGGTATTCGACCTGCAGGATGTTGGCGTCCGGTTCTTTACCTATATCTCGACACTGCATTATGTGATGGAGGCGTGTGCCGAAAACCACATCCCGTTGATCGTACTCGACCGGCCGAACCCGAACGGACATATCGTTGATGGCCCGATGTTGGAGCCTGAAAACCGGAGTTTTGTTGGGATGCACACCATTCCGGTGCTGCATGGTATGACTATCGGTGAGTACGCCCGGATGATCAACGGCGAAAAATGGCTGAAAGATGGCATCCAATGTGAACTTGAAATCGTGACCTGTGCATCGTATACGCATGACAAACCGTATTCTATCCTAATAAAACCATCGCCGAACCTGCCGAATGACAAGGCCATCAACCTCTACGCCAGTATCTGTCTTTTTGAAGGTACGAACGTGAGCGTGGGACGGGGCACCGAGCGACAGTTCCAGGTGTATGGTTCGCCGTATCTTCCGTATTCCGGTTATTGTTTTATACCATCGCCCAACGTGGGTGCGAAAGATCCGCTGTATAACGGACGCGAATGCAATGGCGAGGACTTGTTGAATTACCCGCGTCTTGACCGACTGGAGCTCAAGTGGCTGATACGGGCGTATAACGAAACCGAAGACAAGTCGAAGTTCTTCAACTCGTATTTCACGAAACTGGCGGGCACGACCAAACTCCGTGAACAGGTCGAAGCCGGCATGACCGCCGCCGAGATTCGCGCGAGTTGGGAAGGTGGCCTGATCGAATTCCGAAAAGTCAGGGAAAAGTACCTGATTTACCCATAA
- a CDS encoding PQQ-binding-like beta-propeller repeat protein: MKRLTTTVLLSAALAGALPVQAQLGKLLGGGKAGKKTGDFTTVWEGEFENKATRLAVTDGTGKYIIATDDNSATVLNSDGKLIWSGDYKKITTNKTNKSEFQYTVWTDNGGYLFLFDERKLGTDRVAVIDIPTGKELWNSEQYQNLIPKDGGGGDNQELDTVKYIRELDSFLISQRNSVILVKANTGEKIWETNRFKGGVGAYLYDPQRNEIVMLNFKPTALGALFAGFKNQLVRINASNGEVLWDATFTGVIEKELVTRKPMVDLWLKGGKLYVHLNGLSVYNYENGQQLWSATYEDDMGGSSGNSLFGNKKRTKYYKLIAEPLFTDDAVYLVILGGRDRVKYIEKHDLESGKLLWASEKIAGAFCMPHIYKAGDKIMVQVGGKFQVQELRLEEVSNGFSAGMALGGFGGGSYQAWVPYIYWDYKNQKNGVLAIDDKTGKTAWRSERFDKRITDLILDGDKTVFVGDGDEFYSYDIATGNQLFDVKHNDAKVGKATDVIDFGDKVVVLSEKGLASYNKKDGSRAYASEKIRGVDYFYKIGDNYFLRDQRNSKNIIYGIDMTNGETKGSVQSKGKGGSPEYGDGIDITTDGEYIFAFKGKKVEKIKVNP, translated from the coding sequence ATGAAACGATTGACCACCACCGTATTGCTCTCGGCTGCTTTAGCCGGTGCACTACCCGTCCAGGCGCAGCTGGGGAAACTCCTCGGCGGCGGAAAGGCCGGCAAGAAAACAGGCGACTTCACCACCGTATGGGAAGGTGAATTCGAAAACAAAGCTACCCGTTTGGCCGTGACCGACGGCACCGGGAAATACATCATCGCCACCGACGACAATTCCGCTACCGTGCTGAATTCGGACGGGAAGCTCATTTGGAGCGGCGACTATAAGAAGATTACCACGAACAAAACCAACAAGTCGGAGTTCCAATATACCGTCTGGACCGATAATGGCGGTTATCTCTTCCTCTTCGACGAGCGCAAACTGGGCACCGATCGCGTAGCGGTCATCGATATCCCAACCGGGAAAGAACTCTGGAATTCTGAGCAGTACCAAAACCTTATACCAAAAGATGGCGGTGGCGGCGACAACCAGGAACTGGATACGGTGAAATACATCCGCGAACTCGATTCCTTCCTGATTTCGCAACGGAATTCCGTCATCCTGGTAAAGGCCAACACAGGCGAGAAAATATGGGAAACCAACCGTTTCAAAGGCGGTGTGGGCGCGTATCTCTATGATCCCCAACGCAACGAAATCGTGATGTTGAACTTCAAGCCGACCGCCTTGGGGGCGCTTTTCGCTGGTTTCAAGAACCAACTGGTGCGAATCAATGCGTCGAACGGCGAGGTGTTGTGGGATGCCACCTTTACCGGCGTGATTGAAAAGGAACTCGTGACCCGCAAACCTATGGTCGATCTTTGGCTCAAGGGAGGGAAACTGTATGTACACCTGAACGGCCTCTCGGTCTACAATTACGAAAATGGCCAGCAATTGTGGTCGGCGACCTATGAGGATGACATGGGCGGATCAAGCGGTAATTCACTTTTTGGGAATAAGAAACGGACGAAGTATTACAAACTCATTGCAGAGCCCTTATTTACGGATGATGCCGTATACCTGGTCATCCTCGGCGGGCGTGACCGTGTAAAATACATAGAGAAACACGATCTCGAAAGCGGCAAACTGTTGTGGGCCTCTGAAAAAATCGCCGGCGCGTTTTGTATGCCGCATATCTACAAGGCCGGAGATAAGATCATGGTGCAGGTCGGCGGTAAATTTCAGGTGCAGGAACTGCGTCTGGAAGAAGTATCCAACGGATTCTCAGCCGGCATGGCACTGGGCGGTTTTGGCGGCGGAAGCTACCAGGCGTGGGTGCCGTATATCTATTGGGATTATAAAAACCAAAAGAACGGCGTGCTGGCCATTGACGATAAAACAGGAAAAACCGCCTGGCGTTCGGAGCGTTTCGATAAGCGTATTACCGACCTCATCCTCGACGGCGACAAGACGGTTTTCGTGGGCGACGGCGATGAATTCTACAGCTACGACATCGCAACCGGCAACCAGTTGTTTGACGTGAAACACAACGATGCCAAAGTCGGCAAAGCCACGGATGTCATCGATTTTGGAGATAAGGTCGTGGTGTTGTCAGAGAAAGGGCTCGCTTCCTACAACAAGAAAGACGGCAGCCGGGCGTATGCGTCAGAGAAGATTCGCGGGGTGGATTATTTCTACAAAATAGGGGATAATTACTTCCTGCGTGACCAGCGGAATTCAAAGAACATCATCTACGGCATCGACATGACCAACGGCGAGACCAAAGGATCGGTGCAGTCAAAAGGAAAAGGCGGTAGTCCTGAATATGGGGATGGTATCGACATTACCACCGACGGCGAATACATCTTCGCGTTCAAAGGCAAGAAAGTCGAGAAAATCAAAGTAAACCCGTAA